The following proteins are encoded in a genomic region of Rickettsiales bacterium:
- a CDS encoding RidA family protein: MNPQKKIDELGIKIPDVAKPAASYVPYAVADGFLYVSGQLPIENGEIKHKGIVGKNITLEQAKESAKQCAINLIACVKAACNGDLSKLQKVLHLQVLVASDSEFTSQHLVANGASDLFVEIFGAEIGSHTRAAYGIASIPLNACVEIAGVFKIG; the protein is encoded by the coding sequence ATGAATCCACAAAAAAAGATTGATGAACTTGGAATAAAAATTCCAGATGTTGCAAAGCCAGCAGCTTCTTATGTGCCTTATGCGGTTGCTGATGGGTTCCTCTATGTTTCAGGGCAATTGCCGATTGAAAATGGTGAAATAAAACATAAAGGAATTGTTGGGAAAAATATTACCCTTGAGCAAGCAAAAGAATCAGCTAAACAATGTGCAATTAACCTTATTGCCTGCGTGAAGGCTGCTTGCAACGGCGATTTATCCAAACTACAAAAAGTTTTGCATCTGCAAGTTTTGGTTGCTTCAGATTCTGAATTCACCTCTCAACATTTAGTTGCAAATGGTGCTTCCGATTTATTTGTTGAGATTTTCGGTGCGGAAATTGGCTCTCACACTCGTGCTGCTTATGGCATCGCTTCAATTCCACTAAACGCCTGTGTTGAAATCGCTGGCGTATTTAAGATTGGTTAA
- a CDS encoding prolyl oligopeptidase family serine peptidase, which produces MLQAYKITPPATPSHLVIMLHGIGADGENLLPLASDFLDILPNAVFLAPNAPEKYIVEGFMMGEVGYQWFPLWGKSLPELIEGASKANEKLSAFIKENLQKYNLDYSKLILIGFSQGCLMAVHAGLHLPEKCLGVVGFSGAIISTDGFNSTPDICLIHGKDDDVVPFQQTIHAEKKLKAVNASVQTKLLENLGHWIDERGINFAKEFLKERI; this is translated from the coding sequence ATGCTCCAAGCCTATAAAATTACGCCACCTGCAACGCCTTCTCATTTGGTGATTATGCTTCACGGAATTGGTGCTGATGGTGAAAATTTGCTACCTCTTGCGAGTGATTTTTTAGATATTCTTCCGAATGCCGTTTTTCTTGCCCCAAATGCTCCTGAAAAATATATAGTTGAAGGCTTTATGATGGGTGAAGTTGGCTATCAGTGGTTTCCTCTATGGGGAAAATCTCTGCCAGAATTGATTGAAGGTGCTTCAAAAGCGAATGAAAAACTCTCCGCTTTTATAAAAGAAAATCTGCAAAAATATAATCTGGATTATTCTAAATTAATTTTGATTGGTTTCTCGCAAGGCTGCTTAATGGCGGTTCACGCAGGTTTGCATCTGCCAGAAAAATGCTTAGGAGTGGTTGGTTTTTCAGGTGCGATTATCTCAACTGATGGCTTTAACTCAACGCCAGATATTTGTTTAATTCACGGCAAAGATGATGATGTTGTGCCTTTTCAACAAACAATCCACGCTGAGAAAAAATTAAAAGCGGTAAATGCTTCTGTGCAAACAAAATTACTTGAAAATCTTGGTCATTGGATAGATGAAAGGGGCATAAATTTCGCCAAAGAATTTTTGAAAGAGAGAATATGA
- the xth gene encoding exodeoxyribonuclease III has protein sequence MKIATWNINSVRLRIDNVLNFLNHHNIDVLCLQETKCEDDKFPAEKFANEGYKFLHFTGEKSYNGVAIISKFKFKPKNSLSLYNNDKRHISAEFEGFGSNNNLNFELHNIYIPAGGDIPDVQENPKFKHKIEYNKELTKWFSKNREKGNNIIAVGDFNIAPFENDVWSHKQLLDVVSHTPIEVEHLEKFRKSINFVDVARDFVPHSEKLYSWWSYRNQDWKKSNRGRRLDHIWVTEPLKNQIRKFEIYKETRDWQSPSDHTPVIIEI, from the coding sequence ATGAAAATTGCCACTTGGAATATAAATTCCGTTCGTTTGAGAATTGATAATGTCTTAAATTTTCTAAATCATCACAATATTGATGTTCTGTGCCTACAAGAAACTAAATGCGAAGATGATAAATTTCCCGCTGAAAAATTCGCAAATGAAGGCTATAAATTTCTGCATTTTACTGGTGAAAAATCTTATAACGGCGTTGCGATAATTTCAAAGTTTAAGTTCAAGCCTAAAAATTCTTTGAGTTTATATAACAATGATAAACGGCATATTTCTGCTGAGTTTGAGGGGTTTGGCAGTAATAATAATCTAAATTTTGAACTTCATAATATTTATATTCCAGCTGGCGGTGATATTCCAGATGTTCAGGAAAATCCAAAATTCAAACATAAAATTGAGTATAACAAAGAGCTTACAAAATGGTTTTCAAAAAATCGTGAAAAAGGAAATAATATAATAGCAGTTGGTGATTTTAACATCGCCCCTTTTGAGAATGATGTTTGGAGTCATAAGCAATTATTAGATGTGGTTTCGCATACACCGATTGAAGTTGAGCATCTTGAAAAATTTAGAAAATCCATCAATTTTGTTGATGTTGCGAGAGATTTTGTCCCTCATTCTGAAAAATTATATAGCTGGTGGAGCTATAGAAACCAAGATTGGAAAAAATCTAATAGAGGCAGAAGGCTTGATCATATTTGGGTTACTGAGCCACTAAAGAACCAAATCAGAAAATTTGAAATCTATAAAGAAACTCGTGATTGGCAAAGCCCTTCGGATCACACACCAGTTATTATTGAAATTTAA